A genome region from Geoalkalibacter ferrihydriticus DSM 17813 includes the following:
- a CDS encoding heavy metal translocating P-type ATPase → MTPDSMVCAHCGLSITATERVRGRIAGIDQDFCCQGCRGAFLILTDAGLDDFYRRREGEIGLPAGAYENAYGEDYLANFVRPDPDGAQLCFIVDGIRCAACVWVLEKLLGRCDGVLEARLNYGNHRARVKFDPTRTSAARIFSAVARIGYLPRPLSVDQGEERAERERRALLIRFGTALFLSMQLMGYSLALYAGYFQGMDAQAKQIFHYFSAAVATPVVFYSGAPFLQGGWRNLRNGVPGMDLLIAMGVLAAYGTSLYATFAGGEVYFDTAAMIVTLILAGRLFEGAARRRAAAGIDLLLRLAPQTARRLLGEQREEISASQVRCGDLLEVRPGERFAVDAQVVGGETEVDEAPVTGEPLPVWRRPGDQVAAGTLNLSALVRVRATATAANSFIARVAQLVEEAQMRRAPIQRLVDRICALFVPAVMVLALATFLFWSWRATEISPLLAAVAVLVIACPCALGLATPMAVLVATGAAARRGILFRGGDILEMTGRLTLVAFDKTGTLTLGRPRLTDVYPAHGSVDELLALAAQAECGSSHPLAQALVAEARRRRLDFTPAQNVRTLPGRGLEATTPQGSLRVGSEAFLRQAGIDIPPSTALEGATQVHVALDADYQGVILLEDALRPEAAACLQQLHTLGLSQALLTGDSPQAAQRLAAKLPLSSVHGGLSPADKAAWITAARAERERVLMVGDGINDAPALAAAQVGCAMVGGTDIALENSDLVLTRPDLGRLVEALLLARRARILIRQNLLWAFAYNLLALPLAAAGQLAPVHAAAAMALSSICVVGNSLRLGRKELLRPEIRVN, encoded by the coding sequence ATGACTCCGGATTCCATGGTCTGCGCCCATTGCGGTCTGAGCATAACCGCCACCGAGCGGGTACGCGGCCGCATCGCCGGAATTGATCAGGATTTCTGCTGTCAGGGCTGTCGCGGCGCCTTCCTCATCCTTACCGATGCGGGTCTTGACGATTTCTATCGGCGCCGCGAAGGCGAAATCGGCCTGCCGGCGGGTGCCTATGAGAATGCTTACGGCGAAGACTATTTAGCAAATTTTGTGCGTCCCGACCCGGACGGGGCGCAACTGTGCTTCATCGTCGACGGCATTCGCTGCGCTGCCTGCGTCTGGGTTCTGGAAAAACTTCTCGGCCGCTGCGACGGGGTGTTGGAGGCACGTCTCAATTACGGCAACCACCGCGCCCGAGTGAAGTTCGATCCGACGCGCACCAGCGCCGCGCGGATTTTTTCCGCCGTCGCCCGCATCGGTTACCTGCCCCGGCCCCTGAGCGTCGATCAAGGCGAAGAGCGTGCCGAGCGGGAAAGGCGGGCGCTGCTCATTCGATTCGGCACCGCCCTCTTTCTGTCCATGCAGCTCATGGGCTACTCCCTGGCTCTTTACGCCGGCTATTTTCAGGGCATGGATGCCCAAGCCAAGCAAATCTTCCACTATTTTTCCGCCGCCGTGGCCACCCCCGTAGTGTTCTACTCGGGCGCGCCCTTTCTGCAAGGAGGCTGGCGCAATCTGCGTAATGGTGTGCCCGGCATGGATTTGCTCATTGCCATGGGCGTGCTGGCGGCCTACGGTACCAGCCTCTACGCCACCTTTGCGGGCGGCGAGGTCTATTTCGACACGGCTGCCATGATCGTTACCCTGATTCTTGCGGGGCGCCTCTTCGAGGGCGCCGCGCGTCGCCGCGCGGCGGCCGGCATCGATCTGCTGCTGCGTCTCGCGCCTCAGACGGCGCGGCGCTTGCTGGGAGAACAGCGCGAAGAGATCTCGGCCTCCCAGGTGCGTTGCGGAGATCTTCTTGAGGTACGCCCGGGCGAGCGTTTTGCCGTGGATGCACAGGTGGTCGGGGGTGAAACGGAGGTCGATGAGGCGCCCGTGACCGGAGAACCCCTGCCGGTCTGGCGACGGCCGGGAGACCAGGTAGCCGCCGGCACTCTCAATCTGAGCGCTCTGGTTCGCGTACGCGCCACGGCAACCGCTGCGAACTCTTTCATTGCCCGCGTTGCGCAGTTGGTGGAGGAGGCACAGATGCGGCGCGCGCCCATCCAGCGCCTGGTCGACCGCATTTGCGCTCTGTTTGTGCCGGCGGTCATGGTCCTGGCGCTTGCGACATTTTTGTTTTGGAGTTGGCGCGCCACGGAGATATCGCCGCTGCTGGCGGCGGTCGCGGTGCTGGTCATTGCCTGCCCCTGCGCTCTAGGTCTGGCAACCCCCATGGCCGTGCTGGTGGCCACCGGCGCCGCCGCCCGGCGCGGCATCCTGTTTCGCGGCGGCGACATTCTCGAAATGACCGGACGGCTCACCCTGGTCGCCTTTGACAAAACCGGCACTCTGACCCTGGGACGTCCACGTCTGACCGATGTGTACCCCGCGCACGGCAGCGTCGATGAATTGCTGGCTCTGGCCGCGCAAGCCGAGTGCGGCTCCAGCCATCCCCTGGCCCAAGCCCTGGTGGCCGAGGCGCGCCGCCGAAGGCTTGATTTTACTCCGGCCCAAAATGTGCGTACCCTACCCGGACGCGGCCTGGAAGCCACAACGCCGCAGGGATCGCTGCGAGTCGGCAGCGAGGCCTTTTTGCGCCAGGCCGGGATCGACATTCCGCCGTCGACCGCCCTTGAGGGGGCAACCCAGGTCCATGTCGCCCTGGATGCCGACTATCAGGGTGTCATTCTGCTGGAGGATGCCTTGCGGCCTGAAGCTGCCGCGTGCCTTCAACAATTACACACCCTGGGACTCTCCCAGGCCCTGCTCACTGGGGACAGCCCTCAAGCCGCGCAACGCCTAGCCGCCAAATTGCCCCTGTCGTCTGTTCATGGCGGACTCAGCCCGGCGGACAAGGCCGCCTGGATCACCGCCGCGCGCGCGGAACGCGAACGTGTGCTGATGGTCGGAGACGGCATCAACGACGCCCCGGCTCTGGCCGCGGCACAGGTCGGCTGCGCCATGGTCGGCGGCACCGACATCGCCCTGGAAAACTCCGACCTGGTTTTGACGCGACCCGACCTTGGGCGCCTGGTCGAAGCCCTGTTATTGGCGCGCCGCGCCCGCATTCTCATCCGCCAGAATCTGCTCTGGGCCTTTGCTTACAACCTTCTCGCGTTGCCCCTAGCGGCGGCCGGACAATTGGCCCCGGTACACGCTGCCGCCGCCATGGCCCTAAGCTCCATCTGCGTAGTGGGCAATTCCCTGCGTCTCGGGCGCAAGGAATTGCTTCGACCTGAGATAAGGGTAAACTGA
- the ccoS gene encoding cbb3-type cytochrome oxidase assembly protein CcoS translates to MLQSTLILIILSLFIGAAVWLVFIWAVKRGEFDDIEGPKHRMLDEDDARSGKPNRRRDS, encoded by the coding sequence ATGCTGCAATCAACCCTAATCCTCATTATTCTATCCTTATTCATTGGAGCTGCTGTCTGGCTGGTATTTATCTGGGCCGTCAAACGCGGGGAATTCGATGACATCGAAGGACCCAAGCACCGCATGCTTGACGAAGACGATGCACGATCCGGCAAACCAAATCGCCGAAGGGATTCCTGA
- a CDS encoding sulfite exporter TauE/SafE family protein, which translates to MPACCPSEIASSGPLLLSMALVTGLLGSGHCIGMCGGIIAALSLSVRQGGAGLWFQLAYHLGRLTTYGVMGATLGWVGSMVVYTEGFQAASRVILIGADLLLIAAGLATAGLAGRRSPLEIEGMVPTRLIGKAVIRLRRWPPALAALPLGLAFGLLPCGLVYAVALTAAQSADPGRGALLMLAFGLGTVPALMLVGAAAAWLGQRGRRWMMRAAGLTVALMGLYQLLRHLGLLTPH; encoded by the coding sequence ATGCCCGCCTGCTGCCCTTCCGAAATCGCCTCCAGCGGGCCGCTGCTGCTGAGCATGGCTCTGGTCACCGGCCTGCTTGGCTCCGGCCACTGCATCGGCATGTGTGGCGGCATCATCGCGGCGCTCTCCCTGAGTGTACGCCAAGGCGGTGCAGGGCTGTGGTTCCAGCTGGCCTATCATCTCGGCCGCCTGACCACCTATGGGGTCATGGGTGCAACTCTGGGCTGGGTAGGAAGCATGGTGGTTTATACGGAAGGATTTCAGGCAGCCAGCCGAGTGATTCTTATCGGCGCCGATCTGCTGCTCATCGCGGCAGGACTTGCCACTGCGGGGCTGGCCGGGCGCCGCAGCCCCCTGGAAATAGAAGGGATGGTGCCGACCCGCTTGATCGGAAAAGCCGTCATCCGCCTGCGCCGCTGGCCGCCGGCCCTGGCGGCGCTGCCCCTGGGCTTGGCATTCGGCCTTCTGCCCTGTGGTCTGGTTTATGCCGTGGCATTAACCGCGGCGCAAAGCGCCGATCCTGGACGCGGCGCCCTTTTGATGCTGGCTTTCGGCCTTGGCACGGTGCCGGCCTTGATGCTGGTGGGGGCCGCCGCCGCCTGGCTGGGCCAACGCGGCCGCCGCTGGATGATGCGCGCCGCGGGATTGACGGTTGCACTCATGGGCTTATATCAACTGCTGCGCCATCTGGGGCTGCTCACCCCGCACTGA
- a CDS encoding SDR family oxidoreductase, with product MNSNEQLLGRIFIVGCGDIGRRVARLAQQRQLPVAGLVRSEQGACELMALGVEPCLGHLDQPASLRLPDLGGGSVFYFAPPPGGGFSEMRVRNFLAALAPGNLPARLVYLSTSGVYGDSGDVAVDESRPAQPLTARARRRFDAEETLRAWGAQHGVTLVTLRIANIYGPGRLPVVHLQNGHPLLVESQSKPTSRVHSEDLARICLAAAEKGRPGAVFNVCDDEPCSATAYFTAVAELLGIPCPPQIPLEEARRLMKPLLFSYFIESRIMNNKKIMNDLGVELQFPRLRDGLPASLSAG from the coding sequence GTGAACTCTAACGAACAGCTTCTGGGACGGATTTTCATTGTCGGCTGCGGCGATATCGGCAGACGCGTGGCACGCCTTGCTCAGCAGCGGCAATTGCCCGTCGCCGGTCTGGTGCGCAGCGAACAAGGGGCGTGTGAATTGATGGCTCTAGGCGTAGAGCCGTGCCTCGGCCATCTCGACCAGCCTGCGTCCTTGCGGCTGCCGGATCTCGGCGGAGGGAGTGTATTTTACTTCGCGCCCCCGCCGGGGGGCGGTTTCAGCGAGATGCGCGTGAGAAATTTTCTGGCCGCCCTGGCGCCTGGAAACCTGCCTGCGCGGTTGGTCTATTTGAGCACCAGCGGGGTTTACGGCGACAGCGGCGATGTCGCGGTTGATGAAAGCCGTCCCGCGCAGCCTTTGACGGCGCGCGCCCGGCGGCGCTTTGATGCCGAGGAAACTCTGCGTGCCTGGGGCGCGCAGCATGGGGTAACTCTGGTCACTCTGCGCATCGCCAATATCTATGGGCCGGGGCGCCTGCCGGTCGTGCACCTGCAAAATGGACATCCCCTGCTGGTCGAATCGCAGAGCAAGCCGACCAGTCGCGTTCACAGCGAGGATCTCGCGCGGATCTGCCTGGCGGCCGCGGAAAAGGGCCGACCCGGGGCGGTGTTCAATGTCTGTGATGATGAACCCTGTTCTGCGACAGCCTATTTCACCGCCGTTGCCGAGTTGCTGGGGATTCCCTGCCCGCCGCAGATCCCTCTGGAGGAGGCCCGCCGCCTCATGAAGCCTCTTTTGTTCAGCTATTTTATAGAATCAAGAATCATGAACAATAAAAAAATTATGAACGATCTGGGCGTGGAGTTGCAATTCCCCAGGTTGCGCGATGGTTTGCCGGCCAGTCTCAGTGCGGGGTGA
- a CDS encoding diguanylate cyclase codes for MDGSQCDSSSTFPVLVVEDNPPICSLLQNALEGAGHASLCVTNGPDALAQLEQGYFPIVITDLVVSGMDGLELCRTIRERFQKYYIYIIVLTARGSREDLIEGLEAGADEYLVKPLGEAELRARLKIARRILDLESSLKKSLEEFKNLSVKDSLTGFFNRRYLAERLPQEIRRAVRYGRPLSLLLFDLDHFKRVNDQFGHQVGDLLLQQCGVSVVDALRHDLDWAVRYGGEEFLVVLPETDLDGALVVAERLRSSLAQFDISTPQGPVRTTASFGVASLPETSTRQRLAAEALIECADRCLYEAKREGRNRVKGQRA; via the coding sequence ATGGACGGTTCTCAGTGTGACTCTTCGTCGACTTTCCCGGTGCTGGTCGTCGAAGATAACCCGCCGATTTGCAGCCTGCTGCAGAATGCCCTTGAGGGTGCCGGACACGCCTCGCTGTGCGTGACCAATGGTCCGGACGCCCTGGCGCAATTGGAGCAAGGGTATTTTCCCATCGTCATCACCGACCTTGTGGTCTCCGGCATGGATGGCCTGGAGTTGTGCCGAACCATTCGTGAGCGGTTTCAGAAGTACTACATCTATATTATTGTCTTGACTGCGCGCGGATCCAGGGAGGATTTGATCGAAGGCCTTGAAGCCGGCGCCGACGAGTATCTGGTCAAGCCTTTGGGCGAGGCCGAGTTGCGTGCGCGCCTGAAAATCGCCCGGCGTATTCTTGATCTGGAGAGTTCCCTCAAAAAAAGTCTCGAAGAGTTCAAGAATCTGTCTGTCAAGGATTCCCTTACCGGATTTTTCAATCGTCGTTACCTGGCCGAACGTTTGCCCCAGGAAATCAGGCGCGCCGTTCGCTATGGGCGGCCGCTCTCCCTGCTGCTGTTTGATCTCGATCACTTTAAGCGTGTCAATGACCAGTTCGGCCATCAGGTTGGGGATTTGCTGTTGCAGCAATGCGGGGTGAGTGTTGTCGATGCGTTGCGCCATGACCTCGACTGGGCGGTTCGCTATGGTGGGGAGGAATTCCTGGTGGTCTTGCCGGAAACTGATCTGGACGGTGCCCTGGTGGTTGCCGAGCGCCTGCGTAGCTCTCTGGCCCAGTTTGACATCAGCACGCCGCAGGGCCCTGTCAGGACGACTGCGAGCTTTGGTGTCGCCAGTCTGCCTGAGACCTCCACGCGCCAACGCCTGGCCGCCGAGGCCCTGATTGAGTGTGCCGACCGCTGTTTGTATGAGGCCAAACGCGAGGGCCGCAACCGTGTCAAGGGGCAGAGAGCGTGA
- a CDS encoding RNA methyltransferase has translation MTQALPFSERIAVVLVEPRHPGNIGMVCRAMANFGVSDLRLVNPCHYLHPEAHKLAVFASDLLGQAQVYASLAEALADLEITVATTRRMGRMRGELLDVSRLPQTFATLSAAGRAGLVFGREDAGLTNAEVALCSHAATIGTSAQGGSLNLAQAVVVCLYETCRSVACATPAPRQEPASQGEMASLYADMEAVLQRIAFLNPERPEAVTNPLRDIFRRAGLSSAEAGMLRGMWGQLAWSIRDWRGRRKGDGGAQG, from the coding sequence ATGACACAAGCTTTGCCGTTTTCTGAGCGTATTGCCGTTGTCCTGGTCGAGCCCCGCCATCCCGGCAACATCGGCATGGTCTGTCGTGCCATGGCCAATTTCGGTGTCAGCGATCTGCGTCTGGTCAATCCGTGTCATTACCTGCACCCGGAGGCGCATAAGCTTGCGGTTTTTGCCTCCGATCTGCTTGGGCAGGCGCAGGTTTATGCAAGTTTGGCCGAGGCCCTGGCCGATCTTGAAATAACTGTCGCAACCACGCGCCGCATGGGCCGCATGCGTGGTGAGCTGTTGGATGTCTCCCGGTTGCCGCAAACCTTTGCGACGCTCTCCGCCGCCGGTCGCGCCGGGTTGGTTTTCGGGCGCGAGGACGCAGGGCTGACCAATGCCGAGGTGGCCTTGTGCAGCCATGCCGCCACCATCGGTACCTCGGCTCAGGGAGGCTCCCTCAATCTGGCTCAGGCCGTGGTTGTCTGTCTTTATGAAACTTGCCGGTCGGTGGCCTGCGCAACTCCCGCGCCGCGGCAAGAACCAGCGAGCCAGGGGGAGATGGCAAGCCTGTATGCAGACATGGAAGCTGTGCTGCAGCGCATTGCCTTTCTGAATCCCGAGCGTCCCGAAGCAGTCACCAACCCTTTGCGCGACATCTTTCGCCGTGCCGGATTGTCGTCCGCCGAAGCCGGCATGTTGCGCGGCATGTGGGGACAATTGGCTTGGAGCATTCGCGACTGGCGCGGTCGGCGCAAAGGGGACGGCGGGGCCCAGGGGTGA
- a CDS encoding ferritin: protein MLSQTLQDALNEQMKNEFFSAYLYKAMAAYFEAEDLPGFSAWMRVQAMEEMTHGEKFFNFICEAGGRAVMLPIDAPKGDYTSAYDVFDYALEHEYFVTDRINKLMDLARDESNHAAQIFLQWFVTEQVEEEASFGLVKKKLKRVEGDGRGLLMLDQEAGSRTFVPPAGMSVTGG from the coding sequence ATGCTGAGCCAGACATTGCAGGACGCATTGAATGAGCAGATGAAAAACGAATTCTTTTCCGCTTATCTTTATAAGGCGATGGCGGCCTATTTCGAGGCGGAAGACCTGCCCGGTTTTTCCGCGTGGATGCGCGTTCAGGCCATGGAGGAAATGACGCACGGAGAAAAGTTTTTCAACTTTATCTGCGAGGCGGGCGGACGCGCGGTGATGTTGCCGATTGATGCGCCTAAGGGTGATTACACATCGGCCTATGACGTTTTTGACTATGCTCTGGAACATGAATATTTCGTCACCGATCGTATCAATAAGCTTATGGACCTCGCGCGTGACGAGAGCAACCATGCCGCGCAGATTTTCCTGCAGTGGTTTGTCACCGAGCAGGTGGAAGAAGAGGCCAGTTTTGGGCTGGTGAAGAAAAAGCTCAAACGCGTTGAAGGCGACGGGCGCGGCTTGCTGATGCTTGATCAGGAAGCCGGTTCGCGCACTTTTGTGCCGCCGGCCGGAATGAGTGTCACCGGCGGTTGA
- the yihA gene encoding ribosome biogenesis GTP-binding protein YihA/YsxC has translation MHIKSAEFLKSAVHPEHYPEESLPEIAFAGRSNVGKSSMINCLLGRRGLVRTSSTPGRTQLLNFFTVNDAFQLVDLPGYGFAKVPLAVKRSWGPMIRTYLEKRRSLRCVVLILDIRRVPSEEDLQFLDWLEEYEIPTIPVVTKADKVTRGRRRDHLKKIAEACALPVEAFTLFSATSREGREEIWGRVAEALNPEEKP, from the coding sequence TTGCACATCAAATCTGCTGAATTTCTTAAAAGTGCCGTCCACCCAGAGCATTATCCGGAAGAGAGCCTTCCGGAAATCGCCTTTGCCGGGCGCAGCAACGTCGGCAAAAGCTCGATGATCAACTGCCTGCTCGGGCGGCGCGGTCTGGTGCGTACCTCCTCGACTCCCGGACGCACCCAATTGCTGAACTTTTTCACCGTCAACGATGCCTTTCAACTCGTCGACCTGCCCGGCTACGGTTTCGCCAAAGTCCCCCTGGCGGTTAAACGCAGTTGGGGGCCGATGATCCGCACCTATCTCGAAAAGCGCCGCAGCCTGCGTTGCGTGGTGCTGATTCTGGATATCCGCCGGGTGCCCAGCGAGGAGGATCTGCAATTTCTTGACTGGCTTGAAGAATACGAGATTCCCACCATCCCCGTGGTCACCAAGGCCGACAAAGTCACCCGTGGTCGCCGCCGGGACCATCTGAAGAAAATCGCCGAGGCTTGCGCCCTGCCGGTAGAAGCTTTCACCCTGTTCTCCGCCACCAGCCGCGAGGGTCGCGAAGAGATTTGGGGGCGGGTTGCCGAAGCGCTGAATCCCGAGGAAAAACCCTGA
- a CDS encoding cob(I)yrinic acid a,c-diamide adenosyltransferase, which yields MKTGLIQVYTGEGKGKTTAALGLVVRALGQGLRVLLVRFLKTEQPMSGEVRFFQQTPGLEILTSGVGGIRQGQDRELLRSSVTRTFAEVKQRLAHEHYDLVVLDEINGALHKELLNVREFLQFLDERPTNTELVLTGRNALPEVLERAHLISRIDKIKHPLDQGIAARCGLEF from the coding sequence TTGAAAACGGGACTGATTCAGGTCTACACCGGCGAGGGCAAGGGCAAAACCACCGCCGCCCTGGGCCTGGTGGTGCGTGCCCTCGGCCAGGGGCTGCGGGTGCTGCTGGTGCGCTTTCTCAAGACGGAGCAACCGATGAGCGGTGAGGTCCGCTTTTTCCAGCAGACTCCCGGCCTGGAGATTCTCACTTCAGGCGTGGGCGGCATTCGTCAAGGGCAGGACAGGGAATTGTTGCGCTCCAGCGTCACCCGAACCTTCGCCGAAGTCAAACAGCGCCTGGCGCATGAACACTATGACCTGGTGGTCCTCGATGAAATTAACGGCGCCCTGCATAAAGAACTCCTCAACGTGCGGGAATTCCTGCAATTTCTCGATGAGCGTCCCACCAACACTGAGCTGGTACTGACCGGGCGCAACGCCCTGCCCGAAGTGCTGGAGCGCGCCCACCTGATCAGCCGTATCGACAAAATCAAGCATCCCCTCGACCAAGGCATTGCCGCCCGGTGCGGCCTGGAGTTCTGA
- the cobU gene encoding bifunctional adenosylcobinamide kinase/adenosylcobinamide-phosphate guanylyltransferase — MARTVFITGGARSGKSTFAQQQAEACPGPLLYLAAARVEDAEMAARIQAHRAVRGARWQTLEEPLEIVRALSGACGYGAVLFDCVTLWLSNLLFHHQEDQTLILNAVDQLAATLTQLEIPVFIVSNEVGSGIVPENRLARLFRDLAGTANQRLAAVADEAWLVAAGCPLRLK; from the coding sequence ATGGCACGAACTGTCTTCATCACCGGCGGCGCCCGCTCGGGCAAAAGCACTTTCGCGCAGCAGCAGGCCGAAGCCTGCCCCGGCCCTCTGCTCTACCTGGCGGCCGCGCGCGTCGAGGACGCGGAGATGGCGGCGCGCATCCAGGCCCATCGCGCCGTGCGCGGCGCACGCTGGCAGACCTTGGAGGAGCCCCTGGAGATCGTGCGGGCGCTGAGCGGTGCTTGCGGTTATGGCGCAGTGCTTTTTGACTGCGTCACCCTGTGGCTGAGCAATCTGCTTTTTCATCATCAAGAAGATCAGACGTTGATCCTGAACGCCGTTGACCAGCTTGCCGCAACCCTGACCCAGCTTGAAATACCGGTGTTCATTGTGAGCAACGAGGTCGGCAGCGGCATCGTCCCCGAAAATCGCCTGGCGCGACTGTTTCGCGACCTGGCCGGCACCGCCAACCAGCGCCTGGCGGCAGTGGCTGACGAAGCCTGGCTGGTCGCCGCGGGCTGTCCCTTGCGCTTGAAATAA
- the cobT gene encoding nicotinate-nucleotide--dimethylbenzimidazole phosphoribosyltransferase — translation MPSPTLARTLASIRPVDLDRMAAVQARMDRQTKPRGSLGRLEEFARRFVAITGREDIRRKEIYTFAGDHGVAAEGVSAFPPEVTPQMVYNFLAGGAGVNALARHAGAEVRVVDMGVDHDFGELPGLIHRKIARGTANLRRGPAMTRDQAIEALEAGIALANAAADAGVDLLGTGDMGIANTTPSAAIAAVFSGLPPTQVTHRGTGIDDQSLLRKIAVIEEGIAINAPNPQNPLDVLAKVGGFEIGGIAGLVLGGAARSIPVVVDGFISTAGALIACEMHPQVREYIFAAHRSVEVGHAVMLERMAQQPILDLQMRLGEGTGAALAMSLIEAALRGLREIQTFDQAGVTQGRDQ, via the coding sequence ATGCCCTCGCCGACTCTGGCCCGCACCCTGGCCTCCATTCGCCCCGTCGACCTTGACCGCATGGCCGCCGTGCAGGCGCGCATGGATCGCCAGACCAAGCCGCGCGGCTCCCTCGGGCGACTTGAAGAGTTCGCCCGACGCTTTGTGGCCATCACCGGCCGCGAAGACATCCGCCGCAAGGAAATCTATACCTTTGCCGGAGATCACGGCGTGGCCGCGGAAGGGGTGAGCGCCTTCCCCCCCGAGGTCACACCGCAGATGGTTTACAACTTTCTCGCCGGCGGTGCCGGGGTCAACGCCCTGGCCCGCCATGCCGGCGCGGAGGTGCGGGTGGTGGACATGGGCGTCGATCATGATTTCGGCGAATTGCCGGGGCTCATCCATCGCAAAATCGCCCGCGGCACGGCCAATTTGCGGCGCGGTCCAGCCATGACGCGCGACCAGGCGATTGAAGCCCTGGAGGCGGGTATCGCCCTGGCCAATGCAGCGGCGGATGCCGGGGTCGATCTGCTCGGCACCGGCGATATGGGCATCGCCAACACCACGCCCTCGGCGGCGATTGCCGCGGTCTTCAGCGGCCTGCCACCGACCCAGGTCACCCATCGCGGCACGGGTATCGATGATCAGTCCCTGCTGCGCAAGATTGCGGTCATCGAAGAGGGCATCGCGATCAATGCTCCCAATCCGCAGAATCCGCTGGATGTCCTGGCCAAGGTCGGCGGATTCGAAATCGGCGGCATCGCCGGACTGGTGCTGGGCGGCGCCGCCCGCTCGATACCAGTAGTGGTGGACGGCTTCATCTCCACCGCCGGCGCGCTCATCGCCTGCGAGATGCATCCGCAGGTGCGCGAATACATTTTCGCCGCGCATCGCTCGGTGGAAGTCGGCCATGCCGTCATGCTCGAGCGCATGGCGCAGCAGCCGATCCTCGATCTGCAGATGCGCCTCGGCGAAGGCACGGGCGCGGCTCTGGCCATGAGCCTCATCGAGGCCGCCCTGCGCGGCTTGCGTGAAATCCAGACATTCGACCAGGCAGGGGTTACTCAGGGGAGGGATCAATGA
- the cobS gene encoding adenosylcobinamide-GDP ribazoletransferase, which produces MKREWQEVRLAGAFLTVFPVARNLETTPERLGRSLAFFPAVGLLIGLGLVVLNWALGAFLPRAVLDCLLILTLIAATGALHLDGIADLLDGLAGGKDREGILRIMKDSRVGAMGAVGLIMVLLLKYLSLYNVPEEFKSAALLFMPCAGRWVQVVLASFCRYIRPEGGTGGAFVDHAGEREFLIGTVTLLLAGLVLFGLKGIFLVFLIGLSAMVLIRFFEARLGGVTGDVLGAATEAVEVLTLLLVLAVMSP; this is translated from the coding sequence ATGAAACGCGAATGGCAGGAGGTGCGCCTCGCCGGTGCCTTTCTTACCGTCTTTCCGGTGGCGCGCAATCTGGAAACGACCCCGGAGAGACTCGGGCGCAGCCTGGCTTTTTTCCCCGCCGTCGGCCTCTTAATCGGCCTCGGCCTGGTCGTGCTCAACTGGGCGCTGGGCGCCTTTCTGCCGCGGGCGGTGCTTGATTGCCTGCTGATTCTGACTCTGATCGCCGCCACCGGCGCGTTGCATCTCGACGGGATCGCCGATCTCCTCGACGGGCTGGCCGGCGGCAAAGACCGCGAGGGCATCCTGCGCATCATGAAAGACAGTCGCGTCGGCGCCATGGGCGCAGTCGGGCTGATCATGGTGCTGCTGCTCAAGTATCTGTCGCTCTACAACGTACCCGAAGAATTCAAATCAGCGGCGCTGCTCTTCATGCCCTGCGCCGGGCGCTGGGTCCAGGTCGTGTTGGCGTCCTTCTGCCGCTACATCCGCCCCGAAGGGGGCACGGGGGGCGCCTTTGTCGACCATGCCGGCGAACGCGAATTTCTCATCGGCACAGTCACCCTGCTCCTGGCCGGTCTGGTGCTGTTCGGCCTGAAAGGCATCTTTCTGGTGTTTCTCATCGGCTTGTCGGCCATGGTCCTGATCCGCTTTTTCGAAGCGCGTCTCGGCGGTGTCACCGGCGACGTGCTCGGCGCGGCCACCGAAGCTGTCGAAGTATTGACTCTGCTCTTAGTGCTGGCGGTGATGTCCCCATGA